The DNA sequence ATGATCGCTCCGCCGACGCCCTGGTTCTCCTCGTGCCGGATCAGGGTGACGCGCGGGTCGGAGTGGGCCGCGACGACCGCGCTCGTGTTGTCCGGGCTGTGGTCGTCGACGATGACGATGTCGTCGACGAACTCCGGCATGGTGTCGATGACCACGGAGATCATCTTCTCTTCCTTGTAGGCAGGCACCACCGCGGCGATCCGCGCTCCGTTGTACATCTCAGTCCTCTCGGGCGGTCGGGGCCGCCGCGGTCGTCCGCCGCGGCGCGGCGAAGACCCAATACCGGTAAGCGAAGTAGTTCCAGATCGTCGTCACGCAGGTGGCGATGATCTTCCCGCCCGCCCAGCTCAGCGGCGACGTGTCCACGACGGCGACGATCACGGCGGTCGCGATCGTGTTCACGGCGACCAGCGTCGTGTACTTGAGGAGCGCCGGCCCGTGCGGGACCTGCGAGCCGAAGGAGAACACCCGCTGGATCGTGTACGTGAACGCGAAGCTGATGATGAAGGCGAGGCCGGCGGCCAGCCAGGTCGCGATGCCGAGAACCTCGTGGAACAGGGCGAGCAGGCCGAAGTCGACGAGGAAGGCGAGTCCGCCGGCGATGAGGTACCTGACCACGGAGTGATCGAAGAAGGCGCGGAAGCCGCTCCTCCGCCGTGGTGCCTCCTCGCTGCCCGGGAGGCCGCTCATGCCTGCAGGACGGGGCGCCGAGCGATGACCTGGTCGATCACGCGGTGCGCCGGGAGGAAGCTCGCGCGCTCCGCCGCCGCGTCGACCCGGCCGTCGATGACGTCGAGGAAGCGGACGAACTGGGTCGTCAGCGGCTCCTGCGAGCTCACGAGCTCCGGGATCTCGATGACCGTCTGCTGCCGGTAGCCCCGGCCCTCGTCGACCGAGTTCTCGGAGACGTGGCGGTACACCGTCACATCGCGGCGCAGCAGGTCGACCTCGATGAGGCGCTCGCGCTCGTAGATGGAGAGCTGACGGATCTTGCGCTGTCCGACCCGGCTGGCGGACACGTGGGCGATCGCGCCGCCCGGGAAATCGAGGATCGTCTCGGCGACGTCCTCGGCGTCGGCGAGCGAGTCCGGGTGGAAGTGGCCGAGTCGCGACTCGACGCCGGTCGGGGCGCTCCCGATGATGCCGATCGCGAGGTCGACGTCGTGGACGAGGAGGTCCCACGCCACACCGGTCCGGATGCGCTGAGCGTACGGCGAATGGCGGGTCGCGGTGACGTGCAGCGGCTCGGCCATGAGCTCGCGAGCCGTCATGACCGCGGGGTTGTAGCGCTCGAGCAGACCGCACATGAACGGCAGGTCCTTCGCGTCGGCGAGGGCCAGGATCTCCTCGGTGCGGAGGAGGTCGTCGGCGACGGGCTTCTCGATGAGGAGGGGCGTGTCCTGCGACAGGACCTGCATCGCGAGCGGGTAGTGCGCCTCGGTCGCCGCGGCCACGACGACGCCGTCGATCTCGGCGAGGTCGGGCAGCTCCGGCGCCCAGCTGGCGCCGAACCGGTCGGCGACGGCTCGGCCGACGGACTCGCGCGGGTCGACGAGGACGGCGAGGTCGGCGTCCGCCGACTGCGCGATCACGCGGGCATGGTGGCTTCCCATGGTGCCCGCGCCGACGAGGGCGATGCGCTTCGTGGTCATGCTCCTGCAATCTTGCGAACGGCAGCGACGATGGCCGACAGGTCGTCGTCGCTCAGCGCATTGTGGACGGGGAGGGAGATCACCTGGCGGGCGACCTGGTCGGCGACCGGCGCCTCGGTGCGGCGGACGCGCGGGTGGTCGCGGTAGGCGTCGTAGTCCCAGAGGAGGCGCGGGTAGTAGACGCCCGCTCCGACGCCTTCGCCGTGCAGCGCCTCCACGAACTGGTCGCGGCCGACGCGGGCCTCGTCGGTGACCCGGATCGTGAACTGGTGCCACACGTGAGAGCGGCCGTCGAGCTCACGGGGCGCGACGACGCCGGGGACGCCCTCGAGTCCTTCGATCAGGCGTGCGGCGTTGCGCTTGCGCGCCTCCACGATGGAGGCGTAGCGCGCGAGCTGGGGGAGAGCCAGGGCCGCCTGCAGGTCGGTGAGCCGGTAGTTGTGGCCGGCCATCTCGTACGCGTAGCGGGCACGCATGCCCTGGTTGCGGAGCACGCGGAGGCGGTCGGCGAGCGCGTCGTCGTCCGTCGTGATGATGCCGCCCTCGCCGGTCGTGAGGTTCTTGGTGGCGTAGAGCGAGAACGACCCGAGGCCGAAGCTGCCGGCGGCACGCCCCTGATAGGTCGCCCCGTGCGACTGCGCGGAGTCCTCGAGGATGCGCAGCCCCTTCTCGGTCGCCAGCTCGGCGATCGGGGCCATGTCGGCCATCTGGCCGTACAGGTGGACCGGGAGCAGGACCTTCGTGTTCGGGCCGACGGCCCGGCGCACGGACTCCGGGTCGAGGTTGAAGTCGTCGAGGGTGATGTCGGCGAAGGTGGCCGTCGCGCCGCTCTCGAGGATCGCGTTGAGCGTCGCCACGAAGGTGAACGGAGACGTCACGACCTCGTCTCCGGGTTCGAGGTCGAGCACCTCCAGCGCCGCCACGAGGGCCGTCGTCCCGTTGTTGACCGCGATGGCGTGCGGGACGCCGTGCATCCGGGCGAATTCTTCTTCCAGCCGGGCGACCTTCGGTCCCTGGGCGATGGATCCGGAGCGGAGGACGTCGAGGACCTCGCGCTCCTCGTCGGCGCCGAACTTCACGGTCGTGATGGGAATCATTGAGCCTCGTGTGTTTATAGTGCAGAGTGCTGATCGGAAAGTATGCGCTGCCACTTTACCTTGTCTCTCCTGACGGGCGGGGCCGCGCGTGACCGGCGGCAGCAATTCGATCCACCCGACCGCCCAGCTCTCGGGAGACGTCGTGCTCGGCGAGGGGAACACGATCGGGCCGTTCGTCGTGATCACGGGACCCGTCACGATCGGCGACGACAACTGGTTCGGTGCCGGCGTCGTGATCGGTGCCCCGCCCGAGGTCCGGAGCTGGCCGCACCCGCGCGCCGACGCGCCCTCCGACGGCAACGGCGTCGCGATCGGGAGCGGCAACGTCATCCGCGAGTACGCGCAGGTGCACCAGGGCTGGCACGACGTGACGACCATCGGGGACCGGGCGTTCATCATGAACCAGTCGTACGTGGCGCACGACTGCCGGCTCGGCGACGACGTCACGCTCGCCTCGAGCGTGCTCCTCGCGGGCCACGTCCGGATCGCGGACGGGGCGAACCTCGGGCTCGCCGTCGCCGTGCACCAGCGTCGCTACGTCGGCCGCGGCGCGATGGTCGGGATGGGTGCCGTCGTCACGCACGACGTGCCTCCGTGGGCCAAGGCGTTCGGGAACCCCGCTCGCGTCCGGGGAGCCAACTCGATCGGCATGGAGCGCGCAGGCATCCCCGCCGACGCCATCCGCGAGGTCGCGACCGCGTACGAAGCGGGTGCGGACTCCCCGGAGGCGTTCAGTCACCCTGCGCTGGCGGTCGCCTCCTCGGAGTGGACGGGGCGACCGGGCCGCGCCTCCTGACGCGGCCCGGTCACCCGGTCACCCGAAGATCTGCCAGCCCGATCCGGCGACCACCGCGCCGGCGAGCCCCGGCACGTTCGCGACGCCGGCGGCGTTCGTGCTCGGGTAGTACAGCAGCGCGCCGTCCGTCCGCACGCCGAGCAGGTCGCCCGTCCGGCCCGGTGACTTGTCGCCGGTACCGGTCACCGTCGAGAAGATCGTCCAGCCCGAGCCGATGAGGGTCGCAGGAGCGAGCGTCACGGTGCCGCCGGTTCCCGTGCCTGCGGAGATCCAGAGGGTCCCGTCGGGGCGCTGCGCGACGACGTCGGCCTTGCCGTCCCCGTTCGAGTCGCCGGTCGTGTCGATCGCCGAGTAGGCGTTCCACCCGCTCCCGATGACGACGGGGGACGCCAGCCACGCGGTGGAGGACGGCGTCTGGCGGATACCGCGGTACAGGCGCAGCGTCCCATCCGTCGCCTTCGCCAGGATGTCCGCGATTCCGTCGCCGTCGAAGTCGCCCAGAGACAGCGAGGTGAAGGCGTTCCAGCCGCCGGAGCCGATCCGGATGCCCGCCCCGTAGGCGGCCGGCGAGGCCGGGTTCACGACACCCGTCCCGGGATAGAGCCAGAGGCTCCCGTCCCCGTACACGGCGACGAGGTCGGGCCGGCCGTCGCCATTGAGGTCGCCGCCGCCGATCACGCGGGTGAAGCCGTTCCAGCCCCACCCGATCCTGATCCCGGCCTGGTAGCTGCGGTTCACGCCGCCGCTCGAGCCGTTGCCCGCATAGAACCAGAGGGTCCCGTCGCTCGCGGTGGCCACGATGTCCGGAGTCCCGTCACCGTTGGTGTCGCCCGCTCCGATGACCCGGTTGAACACGGTCCAGCCCGAGCCGACCGTCTGGGGAGCGCCGAACGGAGCCGCGACGGACATCGTCCCCGCGTAGAAGTCGAGCTCTCCCGACCCCGTGCGCGCGAGGAGGTCCGGGCGTCCGTCGCCGTTCGCGTCGCCGCCCGCGATGAGGAGATCCGAGGCCGCCAGGCCCGAGGCGCTCACCGGCGTGCCCGACTGATAGCCCGCCGAGGACCCCCGGTAGAGCCACAGCGAGCCGTCGGTCCGCAGGGCCAGCAGGTCGTCCCAGCCGTCCCCGCTCAGGTCGCCGACGCCGACGACCTGGGAGAAGATGTTCCAGGAGGTGCCGACCTGCGGCCCGTTCACGAATCCCGTGCTCCCGGATCCGACCTGGCCCGTCCCCGGATACAGCCAGAGCGTGCCGTCCGGTTTGCGGCCGAGCAGGTCGGGGCGGTGATCGCCGTTCACGTCTCCGGCGGCGATGACGTCGGTGAACATGTCCCAGCCGGAGCTGAGAGCGATCCCCGCGCCGAAGAGGGGCGCGCCTCCGCTGGTGGTCCCGGTCACCGGATAGAAGACGAGCGTGCCGTCTCTCCGGCGCCCGAGGAGGTCGGGCTTCCCGTCGCCGTTGAGATCGCCGGGCGCGATGATGTCGTCGAAGATGTCCCAGCCGGAGCCGACCTGCACCCCGGCGGCGTATCCCGCCGAGTTCCCGCTCGCTCCCGTGCCCGCGTAGAACCAGAGCGATCCGTCGGGCTTGCGTGCGAGGATGTCAGGCTTGCCGTCGCCGTTGAGGTCCCCGGCGCCGATCACCGGCTGGGCCAGCGCCTGGCCGGTTAGCGCCAGCTGCAGCAGGGCGGCCGTGCCTCCGTTGAAGACGTCCTGGTCACCCGGGAACACACCGGCGTCCGCCCATTGCCACATCGTGTAGGTGCCCCATCCGGCGGGCATCGCTCCGGGGCCGTTGGAGATGTTGCTGGGGTAGCGCGCGATGAACAGCGGATTGGCTCCGAACGCGGGGCTGTTCCCGGTGCACTGCGTCCACCAGCCGGTGGTCGTGTAGATCGCCGGGTAGCGGCCGACCCGCTGATAGACGGTGTTCGAGAAATCGGCGATCCAGGCGACCATCGCCCCCGCCGACAGCCCGTAACAGGTGTTCGTGCCGTCCGTCGAGGTGTACGGGTCGTATTCGATGTCGAGCAGCGGGGGGAGCGTGCGGCCGTCCTTGGACCAGCCGCCGCCGTTGTTCACGAAGAAGTTCGCCTGCGCGGCGCCCGAGCTCGCGTTGGGCACGGCGAAGTGATAGGCGCCGCGGGTCAGGCCTGCCGCGTAAGAGCCGTTGTACTGGAGGGCGAACTGGCTGCTCGTGTAGTCGGTCGACTCGGTCGCCTTCACGTAAGCGAACTTTGCGCCGTTGGCGGCCACCTGGTTCCAGTCGATGTTCGTCTGCCAGCCGCTGACGTCGAGGCCGGGCAGCCCGGGAGGAGCGAGGCTCGGCGACGCCACCGCCTTCTGCGAGACGGGCCGCGGCTCGTACTGCTGGACGGTCGACCCCATAGCGTGGTCGTGAGCGGCGTTCTGCGTGGCCAGGTCCGGATCCGCGTTGACACTGGGGGAAGCGGGCTTCGGCGACGTCGGGCTGGAGGTCGTCGCCGGCGTGGGGGATGCCGGCGCCGTGGTCGGCGACGTGGCCGTAGCCGCGGCGGCTGCGGGCTCACCGGCCCACAGGGGCAGGCCGCCGGCGACGACGATGGCGGCAAGCGGGACCACGGCCAGAGCGGCCCGGAAGCGTGTGATTTTGGGCATCGGAAGACTCTCCGTTCGGACGGCCCGTCGAGCCCCGGTCGGAGGGCGGACGCGCAGGTCGATGCTAGCGGGCCGCTGCCTCCCGCGAGTCGACCTGGATGGCGCGTGTTTCCCGTTGGTACTGTTGGGGCTCCACACTGGGAGGTTTCTGTGAGGATTCGTAGGTCCGTCCTGGTGATGCTGGCTGCCGTCCTGTGCGTCGCGCCGGCCATCGCCGGTTCCCCGCTGCCCGCGTCCGCTGCGCCGGCTCCGTCGCCCGGGATCGGCAGACCGTCGCCGACGCCCGCGCCGCTCCCCGGCCTGGCGGGGAAGGCGCACCGGCGGGTCTGCACCACGCCTCTTCCGCACCGGGCAGCGTGCCTCGCCGAGGTGGTGGAGGGGGTCGCGACGCCCGCCGTCACCGGCGGGGCGCCCGTCGGCTTCGGGCCGGCGGACCTGCGTGCCGCCTACGCTCTGCCCGCCACAGGAGGCGCCGGAGCAACGGTAGCGGTCATCGACGCGTACGATCTGCCCTCGGCGGAGTCGGATCTGGCCGCCTACCGGTCGCAGTACGGCCTCCCCGCCTGCACGAGCGCGAACGGATGCTTCCGCAAAGTGGACCAGCGCGGCGGCTCCGCGCTGCCCGCGGTCGACCCGGGACTCTCCTGGGGGCCCGAGACGGCGATCGACATCGAGATGGTCGCGGCGGCCTGCCCGAATTGCCGGATCCTGCTCGTCGAGGCGGACGACGCCTCCGTGGCGAACCTCGGAGCGGCCGCGGACACCGCCGTCCAGCTGGGGGCGCGGTACATGACGAACTCGTACGGCGTTGCCGACACGACGGCGGACCTCAGTGCCTACGAGCCCCACTACGACCACCCCGGTGTCGTCGTCACCGCGGCGAGCGGCGACAACGGACAGGGCACGCAGTTCCCCGCCAGTTCGCAGTACGTGACCGCCGTCGGGGGAACGACGCTCTCGCGGGCGTCCGGCACCGCGCG is a window from the Leifsonia sp. AG29 genome containing:
- a CDS encoding GtrA family protein yields the protein MSGLPGSEEAPRRRSGFRAFFDHSVVRYLIAGGLAFLVDFGLLALFHEVLGIATWLAAGLAFIISFAFTYTIQRVFSFGSQVPHGPALLKYTTLVAVNTIATAVIVAVVDTSPLSWAGGKIIATCVTTIWNYFAYRYWVFAAPRRTTAAAPTARED
- a CDS encoding Gfo/Idh/MocA family protein; its protein translation is MTTKRIALVGAGTMGSHHARVIAQSADADLAVLVDPRESVGRAVADRFGASWAPELPDLAEIDGVVVAAATEAHYPLAMQVLSQDTPLLIEKPVADDLLRTEEILALADAKDLPFMCGLLERYNPAVMTARELMAEPLHVTATRHSPYAQRIRTGVAWDLLVHDVDLAIGIIGSAPTGVESRLGHFHPDSLADAEDVAETILDFPGGAIAHVSASRVGQRKIRQLSIYERERLIEVDLLRRDVTVYRHVSENSVDEGRGYRQQTVIEIPELVSSQEPLTTQFVRFLDVIDGRVDAAAERASFLPAHRVIDQVIARRPVLQA
- a CDS encoding acyl-ACP--UDP-N- acetylglucosamine O-acyltransferase; this encodes MTGGSNSIHPTAQLSGDVVLGEGNTIGPFVVITGPVTIGDDNWFGAGVVIGAPPEVRSWPHPRADAPSDGNGVAIGSGNVIREYAQVHQGWHDVTTIGDRAFIMNQSYVAHDCRLGDDVTLASSVLLAGHVRIADGANLGLAVAVHQRRYVGRGAMVGMGAVVTHDVPPWAKAFGNPARVRGANSIGMERAGIPADAIREVATAYEAGADSPEAFSHPALAVASSEWTGRPGRAS
- a CDS encoding GH25 family lysozyme → MPKITRFRAALAVVPLAAIVVAGGLPLWAGEPAAAAATATSPTTAPASPTPATTSSPTSPKPASPSVNADPDLATQNAAHDHAMGSTVQQYEPRPVSQKAVASPSLAPPGLPGLDVSGWQTNIDWNQVAANGAKFAYVKATESTDYTSSQFALQYNGSYAAGLTRGAYHFAVPNASSGAAQANFFVNNGGGWSKDGRTLPPLLDIEYDPYTSTDGTNTCYGLSAGAMVAWIADFSNTVYQRVGRYPAIYTTTGWWTQCTGNSPAFGANPLFIARYPSNISNGPGAMPAGWGTYTMWQWADAGVFPGDQDVFNGGTAALLQLALTGQALAQPVIGAGDLNGDGKPDILARKPDGSLWFYAGTGASGNSAGYAAGVQVGSGWDIFDDIIAPGDLNGDGKPDLLGRRRDGTLVFYPVTGTTSGGAPLFGAGIALSSGWDMFTDVIAAGDVNGDHRPDLLGRKPDGTLWLYPGTGQVGSGSTGFVNGPQVGTSWNIFSQVVGVGDLSGDGWDDLLALRTDGSLWLYRGSSAGYQSGTPVSASGLAASDLLIAGGDANGDGRPDLLARTGSGELDFYAGTMSVAAPFGAPQTVGSGWTVFNRVIGAGDTNGDGTPDIVATASDGTLWFYAGNGSSGGVNRSYQAGIRIGWGWNGFTRVIGGGDLNGDGRPDLVAVYGDGSLWLYPGTGVVNPASPAAYGAGIRIGSGGWNAFTSLSLGDFDGDGIADILAKATDGTLRLYRGIRQTPSSTAWLASPVVIGSGWNAYSAIDTTGDSNGDGKADVVAQRPDGTLWISAGTGTGGTVTLAPATLIGSGWTIFSTVTGTGDKSPGRTGDLLGVRTDGALLYYPSTNAAGVANVPGLAGAVVAGSGWQIFG
- a CDS encoding DegT/DnrJ/EryC1/StrS family aminotransferase, giving the protein MIPITTVKFGADEEREVLDVLRSGSIAQGPKVARLEEEFARMHGVPHAIAVNNGTTALVAALEVLDLEPGDEVVTSPFTFVATLNAILESGATATFADITLDDFNLDPESVRRAVGPNTKVLLPVHLYGQMADMAPIAELATEKGLRILEDSAQSHGATYQGRAAGSFGLGSFSLYATKNLTTGEGGIITTDDDALADRLRVLRNQGMRARYAYEMAGHNYRLTDLQAALALPQLARYASIVEARKRNAARLIEGLEGVPGVVAPRELDGRSHVWHQFTIRVTDEARVGRDQFVEALHGEGVGAGVYYPRLLWDYDAYRDHPRVRRTEAPVADQVARQVISLPVHNALSDDDLSAIVAAVRKIAGA